The proteins below come from a single Tenuifilum thalassicum genomic window:
- a CDS encoding DNA-3-methyladenine glycosylase family protein, which produces MLEVEIKKALGKDDVMSRLIDKYEVKPLPITSDIYIDMLENIVSQQLSGRVAKVIYERFLDVFPDRYPSPDLLVGKDEKVLREVGLSNSKVRYVKSMAQFALVNDLSTDRIKKMTDVEVINLLTQVKGVGVWTAQMLLIFSLGREDVFPVDDLAIKKGMVELYDLQSKGKMLTNELHEIASAWKPYRTWGTRLIWAYMNDKKKNATRL; this is translated from the coding sequence ATGTTAGAAGTGGAGATAAAAAAAGCGTTGGGCAAGGATGACGTAATGAGTAGATTAATAGATAAATACGAGGTTAAACCGTTGCCAATTACAAGCGATATCTATATTGATATGCTCGAAAACATAGTTTCTCAGCAGCTATCGGGTAGGGTAGCTAAGGTGATTTACGAGCGTTTCCTGGATGTTTTTCCCGATAGATATCCCTCTCCCGATTTGCTGGTAGGTAAAGATGAAAAGGTTTTACGAGAGGTAGGCTTATCGAACTCAAAAGTTAGGTATGTAAAGTCAATGGCCCAATTTGCTCTAGTAAACGATTTGAGTACTGATAGGATTAAAAAGATGACCGATGTTGAGGTTATTAATCTCCTAACACAGGTTAAGGGAGTTGGTGTTTGGACAGCCCAAATGTTACTCATATTCTCACTTGGTCGAGAGGATGTTTTCCCTGTTGATGACTTGGCCATAAAAAAGGGGATGGTTGAGCTCTATGATTTGCAATCGAAAGGGAAAATGCTTACAAACGAGCTTCATGAAATAGCCAGCGCCTGGAAGCCATATAGAACTTGGGGTACACGGCTAATTTGGGCGTACATGAACGATAAAAAGAAAAATGCCACTCGTTTATAA
- a CDS encoding lipocalin family protein has protein sequence MAIFALLFGTSCKSQDLPTVPELNLERYQGTWYEIARLPNRFEKGLSCISATYTIREDGRVTVENRGVKAEGKESYIKGVAWVPNTDEPAKLKVRFFWPFAGNYWVISLDENYQYALVGEPKRKYMWILSKTKTLDTQTFDKLKLIAKQKGFDVDKLIMVNQDCNKN, from the coding sequence ATGGCAATATTTGCTCTGCTATTTGGTACATCTTGCAAATCGCAGGATTTACCAACAGTTCCTGAATTAAATCTGGAACGTTACCAAGGAACTTGGTATGAAATTGCTCGTCTTCCCAATCGATTCGAAAAAGGGTTAAGTTGCATTTCGGCAACCTACACCATTAGAGAGGATGGTAGGGTAACGGTTGAGAATCGAGGTGTAAAAGCCGAAGGAAAAGAGAGCTACATTAAAGGGGTGGCCTGGGTTCCCAATACCGATGAACCTGCTAAGCTAAAGGTTAGGTTCTTTTGGCCTTTTGCTGGCAACTACTGGGTAATTTCCCTTGACGAAAACTACCAATATGCATTGGTTGGAGAACCAAAGAGAAAGTACATGTGGATTCTTTCAAAAACAAAAACGCTCGATACCCAAACTTTTGATAAGCTTAAATTGATTGCCAAGCAAAAAGGCTTTGATGTGGATAAACTTATAATGGTAAATCAGGATTGTAACAAGAATTAA
- a CDS encoding ROK family protein, whose amino-acid sequence MAEVVAGIDIGGTNTVIGIVNKQGDILAESTIPTRCQSTFSVYVKNLAVEIEKLLEGLGHEHTLQGVGIGSPNGSYNLGAIVDAPNLEWKGILPLCNELTKHTGLPTVVTNDANAAAIGELLFGAGVGMKNFVVITLGTGLGSGIIVNGKLVVGHDGFAGEFGHIVAKANGRQCGCGKKGCLETYASATGLRRTAFKMIADSNQPSMLRNVTYDKLTSKMITEAAQNGDPLARAAFEYTGLILGTRLADLVAILNPEAIFFFGGLANAGEILIDPVRRYMEEYMFPVFKGKVRLLMSGLQNKNAAVLGAAALIWDELEKKKAN is encoded by the coding sequence ATGGCTGAGGTTGTAGCAGGAATTGATATTGGTGGTACCAATACAGTTATTGGAATAGTAAATAAACAAGGAGATATTTTAGCAGAGAGCACCATTCCTACCCGTTGTCAATCAACATTTAGCGTATATGTAAAGAATTTGGCAGTAGAAATTGAAAAACTACTAGAGGGGTTGGGACATGAGCATACACTTCAAGGTGTAGGCATTGGTTCGCCCAATGGCTCATATAACTTAGGTGCCATTGTTGATGCGCCCAATTTGGAGTGGAAAGGAATACTACCACTCTGCAATGAGTTAACAAAACATACTGGGTTACCAACAGTAGTAACAAATGATGCCAATGCTGCTGCGATAGGTGAGCTTCTTTTTGGTGCCGGTGTTGGAATGAAGAACTTTGTTGTAATTACCTTAGGTACGGGTTTAGGAAGTGGTATAATAGTAAATGGGAAGCTTGTAGTTGGACACGATGGGTTTGCTGGAGAATTTGGCCACATAGTAGCCAAAGCCAATGGACGTCAGTGTGGATGTGGGAAGAAGGGATGTCTTGAAACCTATGCTTCGGCAACTGGACTTCGACGTACTGCATTTAAAATGATTGCCGATAGTAATCAGCCAAGCATGCTTCGAAATGTGACTTACGATAAGCTAACATCAAAAATGATAACAGAGGCAGCTCAGAATGGCGACCCATTAGCACGAGCTGCATTTGAATATACTGGGTTAATTCTTGGCACTCGCTTAGCCGACCTTGTAGCAATTCTCAATCCCGAAGCCATTTTCTTTTTTGGTGGCTTGGCCAATGCAGGTGAAATACTTATAGACCCAGTTCGCAGGTATATGGAAGAATATATGTTCCCAGTTTTTAAGGGGAAAGTAAGACTTTTAATGTCTGGATTACAAAATAAAAATGCCGCCGTTCTTGGAGCAGCAGCACTTATATGGGATGAGTTAGAAAAGAAAAAGGCTAACTAA
- a CDS encoding DUF3352 domain-containing protein — MKRTVAIILFLSFAIIGLSFLFYWWINNQENKQYKPIDAISPDASIILKIDNFETFVHALKSNRTWNGIDDNKQLETFASIIDYLDSAARFDNTIRTIITSSSTIAAFYNRYPKEDEFCFSISIPKELSKDDVLELVRLQGLGLAKTEEVTIDGNSGILVDTQNGTNSIFAFTVYGNLLLVSNSQEQIVESIEKLKSAQSANTDELFSSVYQTAANGVVANIFINPNELSKTISSNQNTNLVKGLAAWIGLDVIIEQNIVQANGLILLSNNKNEFYKIFTHQKPVNFSLRSYLLAKSKFFVWYGIPQISTYLTDYMDYIDELGLSEPYNKNLSEFLGKTGISLEEFLNAVFDGEVSTTYCDFESKGAYWYMLVNTKSGSGTIQQIERISKSSLEKETFKPDKNYSFIIAKNPIRSYLPILFGNNFLNVYDEYFTVIDNVIVFGPSVESLKLYIEEHLRSNTLAKNSEFSSVLNRVSTTSNLLYYSKGFDSPVFETLKIHNEDFKLTNEIKSSSRNILWQVVGGSQKLFSMLVLQSGNGTVKENKLKDVRWVCKLLAEPFGKPHLLKNHINGEFEVLVQDINNNIYLISKKGHILWKRTVDSKIIGNVRQVDIYRNGKLQMAFATSKKIYVMDRNGKDVTGFPVELVNGISSPLSVFDYENNREYRLFVASPDKHIYCFDKKGKMVEGWLKPKTETVVTTRIGYVKRNGKDYIVVFDKNRPYLLNRRGQERVKIKSLFTKANNSEFYLDRDSKGYHIVTTDTLGVIHRLYLDGTVEQIGIEPLSSRHTFQMSDNQYFFADENKLSIYTKKAEPVNIAISSLGDFDENSLQVLEPEGMVLLSKNQNIYGYNFSGNTQPNFPVPGTTPLIKIDNQNKSYVTLSKHLGVVCINLK; from the coding sequence ATGAAGCGAACCGTAGCTATTATCTTATTTCTTTCCTTTGCTATTATTGGACTATCTTTTTTGTTTTATTGGTGGATTAATAATCAAGAGAATAAACAGTATAAACCCATAGATGCAATATCTCCAGATGCGTCAATTATTTTAAAAATTGACAATTTCGAGACCTTTGTCCATGCTTTAAAGTCAAATAGGACATGGAACGGAATAGATGATAACAAACAGCTAGAAACTTTTGCAAGTATAATTGACTATCTTGATAGTGCTGCTAGATTCGATAATACCATAAGAACAATAATTACAAGTTCAAGCACCATTGCAGCGTTTTACAATCGCTATCCAAAGGAAGATGAATTTTGCTTTTCAATTAGCATTCCTAAAGAGTTGAGTAAAGATGATGTTTTAGAGCTAGTAAGGCTTCAAGGCCTAGGATTGGCTAAAACAGAGGAGGTTACTATTGATGGTAATAGTGGCATCCTTGTAGATACCCAAAACGGTACTAATTCAATTTTTGCTTTTACCGTGTATGGCAATTTATTGCTAGTGAGCAATAGCCAAGAGCAAATTGTAGAGTCAATTGAGAAGCTAAAATCGGCACAATCGGCCAATACCGATGAGCTTTTTAGTTCGGTTTACCAAACAGCTGCCAATGGTGTTGTTGCGAACATCTTTATTAATCCCAATGAGCTTTCAAAAACAATTTCATCAAATCAAAATACAAACTTAGTCAAGGGACTAGCGGCATGGATAGGCCTTGATGTTATTATTGAACAGAATATTGTTCAGGCAAACGGGCTAATTCTTTTGTCGAATAATAAAAATGAGTTCTACAAGATTTTTACGCATCAAAAACCTGTAAACTTCTCTTTAAGGAGCTATCTTTTGGCAAAATCGAAATTTTTTGTTTGGTATGGAATACCCCAAATTAGCACCTACCTTACAGATTATATGGATTATATTGATGAGCTAGGTTTATCGGAACCCTACAATAAAAATCTGTCGGAATTCTTAGGAAAAACAGGCATTTCGCTTGAAGAATTCTTGAATGCCGTGTTTGATGGTGAGGTTTCAACTACTTATTGCGATTTTGAAAGTAAGGGGGCATACTGGTATATGCTGGTTAACACAAAAAGCGGCTCGGGGACTATTCAGCAAATTGAAAGAATTAGTAAAAGTAGCTTAGAAAAGGAGACTTTTAAACCCGATAAGAACTATAGTTTTATAATTGCAAAAAATCCTATTCGGTCGTATTTGCCTATACTTTTTGGAAATAACTTTTTAAATGTTTACGATGAATATTTTACCGTAATTGATAATGTTATTGTTTTTGGTCCCAGTGTAGAGTCTCTTAAACTTTATATTGAGGAACACTTGAGAAGCAATACCTTGGCGAAGAATTCTGAGTTTAGTAGCGTTCTTAATCGTGTTTCTACCACCTCAAATCTACTATACTATTCTAAAGGATTTGACTCTCCTGTTTTTGAAACCCTGAAAATTCATAATGAAGATTTTAAACTGACAAATGAAATCAAATCGAGTTCAAGAAATATTTTATGGCAGGTAGTTGGAGGGAGCCAAAAACTTTTCTCCATGCTAGTTCTGCAGTCGGGAAATGGAACCGTTAAAGAAAACAAGTTAAAGGATGTGAGGTGGGTTTGCAAACTATTGGCAGAACCATTTGGAAAACCTCATCTTCTAAAAAATCATATTAATGGTGAATTTGAGGTACTTGTTCAAGATATAAATAACAACATCTATCTCATAAGCAAAAAGGGACATATTCTTTGGAAACGAACCGTAGATTCAAAAATTATTGGCAATGTTCGCCAGGTAGATATTTATCGCAATGGAAAGTTGCAAATGGCTTTCGCGACATCCAAAAAAATATATGTAATGGACAGGAACGGTAAAGATGTTACTGGTTTTCCCGTTGAGTTGGTTAATGGGATATCGTCGCCTTTATCCGTTTTTGATTATGAAAACAATAGGGAGTATCGCTTGTTTGTTGCTTCACCCGATAAGCATATTTACTGTTTCGATAAGAAAGGGAAAATGGTAGAAGGTTGGTTAAAACCAAAGACAGAAACTGTTGTAACCACTCGCATAGGTTACGTAAAGCGCAATGGCAAGGATTATATTGTAGTATTTGATAAAAATCGACCATATCTTTTAAATCGTCGAGGTCAGGAGAGAGTAAAAATTAAATCGTTATTTACCAAGGCCAATAACTCTGAGTTTTATTTAGATAGAGATTCAAAGGGATACCACATAGTAACAACTGATACACTTGGAGTTATTCATCGCTTGTATCTGGATGGAACGGTTGAACAGATAGGGATAGAACCTTTATCAAGCAGGCATACCTTTCAAATGTCGGACAATCAATACTTTTTCGCTGATGAGAATAAGCTAAGCATTTATACCAAGAAAGCCGAACCTGTGAATATTGCAATTTCTTCTTTAGGCGATTTTGATGAAAATTCTTTACAAGTTTTAGAGCCAGAAGGAATGGTGCTGTTGTCTAAAAACCAAAATATTTATGGTTACAATTTTAGTGGAAACACACAACCAAATTTTCCTGTTCCGGGCACAACACCACTTATAAAAATTGACAATCAAAATAAGAGTTATGTTACTTTATCAAAACATCTTGGTGTTGTATGTATCAACTTGAAATAA
- a CDS encoding DUF190 domain-containing protein: MKKDTSKAIRLRIYISSTDKLKHSLLFESIVYQAKRYNLAGATVFKGIMGFGASSIVHSYKFWEISDKLPVTVEIIDEEKKITQFFNTIKPYLEEMRYGCMITAEPVNVWLYKEGKKR, from the coding sequence ATGAAAAAAGACACATCAAAAGCGATAAGACTAAGAATATACATTAGCTCAACCGATAAGCTAAAGCACTCACTGCTCTTTGAATCAATTGTATATCAAGCTAAACGGTATAACCTTGCAGGAGCTACTGTTTTTAAAGGAATAATGGGATTTGGAGCAAGTTCAATTGTTCACTCCTATAAGTTTTGGGAGATTTCGGATAAGCTCCCAGTCACAGTCGAAATTATAGATGAAGAGAAAAAAATCACCCAATTTTTCAATACCATTAAGCCCTACCTGGAGGAGATGAGATATGGCTGTATGATTACAGCTGAACCCGTAAATGTTTGGCTATACAAGGAAGGCAAAAAGCGTTAG
- the clpP gene encoding ATP-dependent Clp endopeptidase proteolytic subunit ClpP yields MNEFEKYAIKHRGINSLTMHQYKSLANSYISPTIIEERQLNIATMDVFSRLMMDRIIFLGVPINDDVANIIQAQLLFLESTDPSKDIQIYINSPGGGVYAGLGIYDTMQYISSDVATICTGMAASMAAVLLTAGEKGKRTALPHSRVMIHQPMGGAEGQASDIEIVTREILKLREELYEIIANHSGNPIDKIRKDSDRDYWMTAKEALEYGMIDEVLQRNKNK; encoded by the coding sequence ATGAATGAATTCGAAAAATATGCCATAAAGCACAGGGGGATTAATAGCTTAACGATGCACCAGTATAAATCGTTGGCAAATAGCTACATCTCGCCAACTATCATTGAAGAGCGCCAGCTCAACATTGCCACCATGGACGTGTTCTCACGTCTTATGATGGATAGAATTATTTTTCTTGGAGTTCCCATTAATGACGATGTGGCAAATATCATTCAGGCTCAGCTTTTATTCCTTGAATCAACCGACCCTTCCAAAGATATCCAAATCTACATCAACTCTCCTGGTGGTGGTGTTTATGCTGGTTTAGGTATTTACGATACCATGCAGTACATCAGTTCCGATGTGGCAACCATTTGTACGGGTATGGCTGCATCAATGGCTGCAGTGCTGCTAACAGCTGGAGAGAAGGGCAAACGAACAGCCTTACCCCATTCCCGTGTTATGATTCACCAACCCATGGGAGGCGCCGAGGGTCAAGCTTCGGATATTGAAATTGTAACTCGAGAAATCCTTAAATTACGCGAGGAGCTTTACGAGATAATTGCTAACCATTCTGGAAATCCAATTGATAAAATCCGTAAGGATTCCGACCGCGACTATTGGATGACAGCCAAAGAGGCGCTTGAGTATGGAATGATTGATGAGGTACTACAACGCAATAAGAATAAGTAA
- the tig gene encoding trigger factor produces the protein MNIVREDIDSLTATIKVQVEKDDYAANVEKSLIDYRKKANINGFRPGKAPMSLIKKMYYRYVLADEVTKIAFDKLYEYIKENNIRTLGEPIPSEKQPAFDWEKQENFEFSWDIGLAPEIDINVNKRTKFTLYKIKPTEELRKNYIETYRSRQGKYVDVEQTDEKGLVKATLTELNEDESPREGGVTVEGASISVALVADKDEQKKLIGVKVGDVLTIDTQKAFPNEADRAALLHVKKEELGDINPLFQLTVTETLTFALAELNQEFFNAVYGEGIVNSEEEFYQKIDEEIEHNLAQESEYRFGIDLKEKLLEKLNIELPKDFLIRWLTNINEGKFTREQIESEYPMFEKDLKWQLISNKVAEEQNFTVTNEELEQFAMVYARNQFAAYGMNFLPDEYIQRYAADILKNRDEVRKIQERIIDKKVIDWFRENVGISEKEITMDEFQKLK, from the coding sequence ATGAATATTGTAAGAGAAGATATCGATTCTTTGACTGCCACCATTAAGGTGCAAGTTGAAAAGGATGACTATGCTGCTAATGTGGAGAAAAGTCTAATCGACTACCGTAAAAAGGCTAACATCAATGGTTTTCGCCCAGGTAAGGCGCCCATGTCGTTGATTAAAAAAATGTACTATCGCTATGTTTTAGCGGACGAGGTAACAAAGATTGCATTCGATAAGCTATACGAGTATATCAAAGAAAATAACATTCGCACACTTGGTGAGCCTATCCCTAGTGAAAAGCAGCCTGCTTTCGATTGGGAAAAACAGGAAAATTTTGAGTTTTCTTGGGATATTGGATTAGCCCCAGAGATTGATATTAATGTTAACAAACGCACCAAATTCACTTTATACAAGATTAAGCCAACCGAGGAGCTTCGTAAAAACTATATAGAGACCTACAGAAGCCGCCAAGGCAAGTATGTAGATGTTGAGCAAACCGATGAGAAAGGCCTTGTAAAGGCTACCCTTACCGAGCTAAACGAGGATGAATCGCCACGTGAAGGTGGTGTAACAGTTGAGGGAGCATCTATTTCTGTGGCCCTTGTAGCCGATAAGGATGAGCAAAAGAAACTTATTGGTGTAAAGGTAGGCGATGTTCTTACTATCGATACCCAAAAGGCTTTTCCTAACGAAGCAGATAGGGCAGCACTTTTACATGTTAAAAAGGAGGAGCTGGGCGACATCAATCCACTTTTCCAGCTAACAGTTACCGAAACCCTAACATTTGCACTTGCTGAGCTCAACCAGGAGTTCTTCAATGCAGTTTATGGCGAAGGTATTGTTAACAGCGAGGAGGAATTCTATCAAAAGATAGACGAGGAAATTGAACACAATCTTGCTCAGGAAAGCGAATACCGCTTTGGTATTGACCTAAAGGAGAAATTACTTGAGAAATTAAATATCGAGTTACCAAAAGATTTTCTCATTCGTTGGCTGACAAATATTAATGAGGGTAAGTTCACCCGTGAGCAAATTGAGAGCGAGTATCCAATGTTTGAGAAAGACCTAAAATGGCAGCTTATTAGCAACAAGGTAGCCGAAGAACAGAACTTTACCGTTACCAACGAGGAGCTAGAGCAGTTTGCCATGGTTTATGCTCGCAACCAATTTGCAGCGTACGGTATGAACTTTCTGCCCGATGAGTATATTCAACGTTATGCAGCAGATATTCTTAAGAATCGCGACGAGGTACGGAAGATTCAGGAACGTATAATTGATAAAAAAGTTATTGATTGGTTCAGAGAGAACGTTGGAATAAGCGAGAAAGAAATTACAATGGATGAATTTCAGAAACTAAAGTAA
- the upp gene encoding uracil phosphoribosyltransferase, protein MIHELGKQNSILNQFILELRDVNVQNDSMRFRRNLERCGEIFAYEISKVLNYENVQVQTPLGTADVSVPTENIVLATILRAGLPLHQGMLNYFDKAQNAFISAYRKYDKDGTFRIQFEYVSTPNLDGKTLVLIDPMLATGASMLLAYKALLEHGKPSHTHIVSVIASKDGVNYMKRNLSPSEATLWTGAIDDELTVKSYIVPGLGDAGDLAYGKKD, encoded by the coding sequence ATGATACACGAACTTGGTAAGCAAAACTCAATTCTTAACCAATTCATATTGGAGTTAAGAGATGTAAATGTACAAAACGATTCAATGCGTTTCCGCCGCAATCTTGAACGATGCGGCGAAATTTTTGCCTATGAGATAAGTAAGGTTTTGAACTACGAAAATGTTCAGGTTCAAACACCACTCGGTACAGCCGATGTATCTGTTCCTACAGAGAATATAGTTTTGGCAACTATTCTTCGTGCTGGTTTACCCTTGCACCAAGGGATGCTTAACTATTTCGATAAGGCACAAAATGCCTTTATTTCTGCATACAGAAAGTATGATAAGGATGGTACTTTTCGTATTCAGTTTGAATACGTATCAACCCCAAACCTCGATGGCAAAACCCTTGTATTAATCGACCCCATGCTTGCCACCGGAGCATCGATGCTTCTGGCATACAAGGCATTGCTTGAGCATGGAAAACCCTCGCATACTCATATCGTTTCGGTAATTGCCTCAAAAGATGGCGTGAACTATATGAAGCGTAATCTTTCGCCAAGCGAAGCAACCCTTTGGACAGGAGCCATTGACGATGAGCTAACCGTAAAATCGTATATCGTCCCTGGCCTTGGTGATGCTGGTGACCTTGCCTACGGGAAAAAAGATTAA
- the folK gene encoding 2-amino-4-hydroxy-6-hydroxymethyldihydropteridine diphosphokinase, with protein MAKVYLSLGSNLGDRENYLACARDFIKSRIGSIVKESSVYESEPWGFEAESNFLNQVLKVETSLSPAAIMLEISYIESKLGRERTGKGYSSRTIDIDVLFYDHLILYTPELIVPHKQLHKRNFIIEPLKEIAPDFIHPLFSITVTEIAVTCHDESKVWRYEPVNA; from the coding sequence ATGGCAAAGGTATACCTATCATTAGGGAGTAATTTAGGCGATAGAGAAAACTACTTGGCATGTGCGCGTGATTTTATCAAATCAAGAATAGGGAGTATAGTAAAGGAATCGTCGGTTTATGAATCTGAACCTTGGGGCTTTGAAGCCGAGAGTAACTTCTTGAACCAGGTGCTTAAGGTAGAAACTTCGCTTAGCCCAGCTGCAATTATGTTGGAAATTTCATACATAGAATCGAAGCTTGGACGCGAACGAACAGGAAAGGGTTATTCCTCACGCACAATTGACATTGATGTTCTTTTTTACGACCACCTTATTCTTTATACTCCAGAACTTATCGTGCCGCATAAGCAGCTTCACAAGCGTAATTTTATTATAGAACCGTTGAAAGAGATAGCCCCCGATTTTATTCATCCGCTATTCTCAATAACGGTAACTGAGATAGCTGTTACCTGCCACGATGAATCAAAGGTTTGGAGGTATGAACCTGTTAACGCTTAA
- the crcB gene encoding fluoride efflux transporter CrcB — protein MFKSVLIVGLGGFIGSASRFLVSRYFQLQTLSDFPWGTFTVNIVGSLIIGLVYGLSERSNFLSPELRLFLAVGFCGGFTTFSSFANDMLLMLQGRELFHFIIYSGASFILGLVSVFIGRYLVQIL, from the coding sequence ATGTTTAAGTCGGTTCTAATAGTTGGTTTAGGCGGATTTATTGGAAGTGCATCCAGATTTTTAGTTAGCCGATATTTTCAGCTACAAACCCTTTCCGATTTTCCATGGGGAACTTTTACTGTAAACATTGTAGGAAGCTTAATTATTGGGTTGGTTTACGGATTGTCGGAACGAAGTAACTTTTTATCACCAGAGTTGCGCCTGTTTCTTGCGGTTGGTTTTTGTGGTGGATTTACAACTTTCTCATCGTTTGCAAACGATATGCTATTAATGCTTCAGGGGCGTGAACTTTTCCATTTTATAATTTATTCAGGAGCAAGTTTTATTCTAGGATTAGTATCGGTTTTTATTGGTAGATATTTAGTTCAAATTCTATAA
- the sppA gene encoding signal peptide peptidase SppA: MKQFFKYVLATIVGIILSSLVMFFLFIGIMSAIVAATDSKEVKVKENSILYVDLKQQVVDRAADNPFQNFDFSTLEPNSPMGLNQILKALNNAKNDPKIKGILLEIDAINAGAATTEEIRNALLDFKSSGKFIYAYSDTYSQKSFYLASVADSIFLNPEGMVEWLGLRSEIMFFKKTLEKLGVEPQILRHGKFKSAVEPFMLNKMSPENREQTLTYLSSIWNQWVSAISETRGISVKELNRLADDLEIFNGKSAKKYHLVDSLIYKDELLSFLKNKLGVEEKDDINSIALNKYFKAPEVNKRKFTRDKIAVIYATGEIEMGNGGPDNIGSESLSRTIRKARRDSAIKAIVFRINSPGGSALASEVIWREVDLAAKTKPVIVSMGDVAASGGYYIAAPATAIVANPTTITGSIGVFGLFFNLQKALDKKLGINVDVVKTNEHADFFTMFRPMTAEERAVGQMFIEETYQTFIGHVSSGRGIPVEQVDAIGQGRVWSGVNAKDIKLIDEFGGLTDAIKLAAEKAGLENYRLVEMPKQKKFVEQLLENMSAEAKLWILKDELGTSFKAYNRIKNMLTNQGVQARIPYDIEIY, from the coding sequence ATGAAACAGTTTTTTAAATACGTACTGGCAACCATTGTCGGTATTATTCTATCATCACTTGTGATGTTTTTCCTTTTTATTGGAATCATGAGTGCTATTGTTGCCGCTACCGACAGTAAGGAAGTTAAGGTTAAAGAGAATTCCATTTTGTATGTCGATTTAAAACAGCAGGTTGTTGACCGGGCAGCCGACAATCCTTTTCAAAATTTCGACTTTTCCACCCTTGAGCCCAACAGCCCTATGGGGTTAAACCAAATTCTCAAGGCGCTTAATAATGCAAAGAACGACCCTAAGATTAAAGGAATCCTACTTGAGATTGATGCTATTAACGCAGGTGCAGCTACTACCGAAGAGATTCGAAATGCCCTTCTTGATTTTAAATCTTCTGGAAAATTCATCTATGCATATAGCGATACCTACAGCCAGAAATCGTTCTACCTGGCATCGGTTGCCGATAGCATTTTCCTAAACCCAGAGGGAATGGTTGAGTGGCTTGGACTTCGTTCCGAGATTATGTTCTTCAAGAAAACACTTGAAAAACTTGGTGTTGAGCCACAAATTCTACGTCATGGGAAATTTAAAAGTGCAGTTGAACCCTTTATGTTAAACAAGATGAGCCCCGAAAACAGGGAGCAAACTCTCACCTATCTCTCTTCCATTTGGAACCAATGGGTTAGCGCTATATCAGAAACACGTGGTATTTCGGTAAAGGAGCTTAACCGCTTGGCCGATGACTTGGAAATATTCAATGGTAAGTCGGCTAAGAAATACCATTTAGTAGATAGCCTGATATATAAGGATGAACTTCTTAGCTTCCTTAAAAATAAGCTAGGTGTTGAAGAAAAAGATGATATCAACAGCATTGCGTTAAATAAGTACTTTAAAGCTCCTGAGGTTAATAAACGTAAGTTTACTCGCGATAAGATTGCAGTTATCTATGCTACAGGCGAAATAGAAATGGGTAATGGTGGACCTGACAATATTGGTTCCGAGAGTTTATCGCGCACCATTCGAAAAGCGCGTCGCGATAGCGCCATCAAGGCAATAGTTTTCCGTATCAACTCTCCTGGTGGTAGCGCACTGGCTTCAGAGGTAATTTGGCGCGAGGTTGATTTGGCTGCCAAAACAAAACCAGTTATCGTATCAATGGGCGATGTTGCCGCATCGGGTGGCTACTACATTGCCGCTCCTGCAACCGCCATTGTGGCAAATCCAACCACCATTACTGGTTCTATAGGTGTTTTTGGCCTTTTCTTTAACCTCCAAAAAGCGCTCGATAAAAAGTTAGGCATCAATGTTGATGTGGTTAAAACCAATGAGCATGCCGATTTCTTTACCATGTTCCGCCCAATGACCGCCGAAGAGAGAGCTGTAGGGCAAATGTTTATTGAGGAAACCTATCAAACCTTTATTGGCCATGTATCTTCTGGTCGCGGCATTCCCGTTGAACAGGTTGATGCTATTGGCCAAGGTAGAGTTTGGAGCGGTGTTAATGCCAAGGATATTAAGCTTATCGATGAGTTTGGTGGCCTAACCGATGCCATTAAACTCGCCGCCGAAAAAGCAGGTCTAGAAAACTACCGTTTGGTTGAAATGCCCAAACAGAAAAAGTTTGTTGAACAACTTCTGGAAAACATGTCGGCCGAAGCCAAGTTGTGGATTTTAAAAGATGAACTTGGAACATCGTTTAAAGCATATAACAGGATTAAAAACATGCTAACAAACCAAGGCGTTCAAGCACGCATTCCTTATGACATAGAAATCTATTAA